In a genomic window of Sinorhizobium meliloti:
- a CDS encoding 3-methyl-2-oxobutanoate hydroxymethyltransferase: MRHRRPTVADLLSMKGKRQLTMLRVVTLEEAEAAEKARIDLVSVPPALLGPEFREAAPSVFAFPGLEYGDHVTAEDYIRAAFQALKAGGDAVYCAASLSTVRRMREEGIPVCGHVGLIPSKATWTGGFRAVGKTAASALEIWRQTKALEEAGAFAAEIEVVPGEVAAAISARTSMLMLSMGAGTGCDAQYLFAEDVLGAHRGHYPRHAKTYRNFAAEYDRLQQERIAAFSEFAFDVRSGAYPEKNHLVGIEEKELGAFLRELEGER; encoded by the coding sequence ATGAGACACCGCCGCCCGACCGTTGCCGATCTCCTGTCGATGAAAGGAAAGCGTCAGCTCACCATGCTTCGGGTCGTGACGCTGGAGGAGGCGGAGGCCGCCGAGAAGGCCAGGATCGACCTCGTCTCCGTCCCGCCGGCGCTGCTCGGCCCCGAATTTCGCGAGGCGGCGCCTTCCGTCTTCGCCTTTCCCGGCCTCGAATATGGGGACCATGTGACCGCCGAGGATTACATCCGCGCCGCCTTTCAGGCGCTGAAAGCCGGCGGCGATGCGGTCTACTGCGCCGCGAGCCTATCGACAGTCAGGCGCATGCGCGAGGAGGGCATTCCCGTCTGCGGCCATGTCGGGCTGATCCCTTCCAAGGCCACCTGGACCGGCGGCTTTCGCGCCGTCGGCAAGACGGCGGCAAGCGCGCTCGAGATCTGGCGCCAGACGAAGGCGCTGGAAGAGGCGGGCGCTTTTGCGGCCGAGATCGAGGTGGTGCCGGGCGAAGTCGCCGCCGCGATCAGCGCGCGCACCTCCATGCTGATGCTGTCGATGGGGGCGGGGACGGGCTGCGACGCGCAATATCTCTTTGCCGAGGACGTGCTCGGCGCCCACCGCGGCCATTATCCGCGCCACGCCAAGACCTATCGCAACTTCGCCGCCGAATACGACCGCCTGCAGCAGGAGCGCATCGCGGCCTTCTCCGAATTCGCTTTCGACGTCCGCTCCGGCGCCTATCCGGAAAAAAACCATCTTGTCGGTATTGAGGAGAAGGAGCTTGGCGCTTTCCTGAGGGAACTCGAAGGCGAGCGCTGA
- a CDS encoding NAD(P)/FAD-dependent oxidoreductase, which yields MTHIVIIGAGECGARAAFALREKGFGGEITLIGAEPHLPYERPPLSKDGLAEASLPKFIAGAARYEEARIAVLTGVTAQSIDRAQKSVTLSDGRSLTYDRLLLATGARPRRFPGVPENAACIRMLRTHADALAIRAALTPGARLAVIGGGFIGLELAATARRLGAEVVLVEGLPRVLSRGVPEEIAAVVAARHRQEGVEIICGAQIAAIEEAADGARLLLTDGVGLKADIVVVGIGAVPNTELAETAGLAIENGIAVDERLCTSDPDIYAAGDCCSFPLPHYGGRRVRLEAWRNAQDQGALAAANLIGAAETMASIPWFWSDQYEFTLQIAGLADGAETTVRRDMEEGAFILFHLNGEGRLIAASGIGPGNAVARDIRLAEMLIAARAKPDPLALASPETRLKKLLAA from the coding sequence ATGACGCATATTGTTATCATCGGTGCCGGCGAATGTGGTGCGCGGGCAGCTTTTGCCCTCCGGGAAAAGGGCTTCGGCGGCGAGATCACGCTGATCGGCGCCGAACCGCATCTTCCCTATGAGCGGCCGCCGCTTTCCAAGGACGGGCTCGCGGAAGCCTCGCTGCCGAAATTCATCGCGGGTGCTGCGCGCTACGAGGAAGCGCGGATTGCGGTTCTGACCGGCGTCACGGCGCAGAGCATCGACCGGGCGCAGAAGAGCGTCACGCTCTCGGACGGACGATCCCTCACTTACGACCGCCTGCTTCTGGCAACCGGCGCCCGCCCGCGCCGCTTCCCGGGCGTGCCGGAAAATGCCGCGTGCATCCGCATGCTGCGGACGCATGCCGATGCGCTTGCGATCCGCGCCGCCCTTACACCCGGTGCAAGGCTCGCCGTCATCGGCGGCGGCTTCATCGGCCTGGAGCTTGCCGCGACCGCACGCAGGCTCGGCGCCGAAGTCGTGCTCGTCGAGGGTCTGCCGCGCGTTCTCTCTCGCGGCGTGCCGGAGGAGATCGCCGCCGTCGTCGCCGCGCGGCACAGGCAAGAAGGCGTGGAGATTATCTGCGGCGCGCAGATAGCGGCAATCGAGGAAGCCGCTGACGGCGCACGCCTGCTGCTTACCGACGGAGTCGGCCTTAAGGCCGATATTGTCGTCGTCGGCATCGGCGCGGTGCCCAACACCGAACTTGCGGAGACCGCCGGGCTTGCGATCGAAAACGGCATCGCCGTCGACGAGAGGCTCTGCACCTCGGACCCGGACATCTACGCGGCCGGCGACTGCTGCTCCTTCCCTCTGCCGCATTATGGCGGCCGGCGGGTGCGGCTGGAAGCCTGGCGCAATGCCCAGGACCAGGGCGCGCTGGCCGCCGCCAACCTGATCGGCGCGGCAGAAACCATGGCCAGCATTCCCTGGTTCTGGTCGGATCAGTACGAGTTCACCCTGCAGATCGCGGGGCTTGCCGACGGTGCGGAAACGACCGTCCGGCGCGACATGGAGGAGGGCGCCTTCATCCTTTTTCATCTAAATGGCGAGGGACGGCTGATCGCCGCGAGCGGCATCGGCCCCGGCAATGCGGTCGCCCGCGATATTCGCCTTGCCGAAATGCTGATCGCAGCCAGGGCAAAGCCGGATCCGCTGGCGCTTGCCTCGCCCGAAACCAGGCTCAAGAAGCTGCTGGCGGCCTGA
- a CDS encoding MocE family 2Fe-2S type ferredoxin, with translation MSSNWVEVCAAEEIDEEDVVRFDHEGRTFAVYRSPDDEYFATDGLCTHEQIHLADGLVMGDIIECPKHNGRFNYKTGQARGAPVCVNLRTYPVKVEAGSVFIGLS, from the coding sequence ATGAGCTCGAACTGGGTGGAGGTCTGTGCGGCCGAAGAGATCGACGAGGAAGACGTCGTGCGTTTCGATCACGAGGGACGCACCTTTGCCGTCTATCGCAGCCCGGATGACGAGTATTTTGCGACCGACGGGCTCTGCACGCACGAGCAGATCCATCTCGCCGACGGCCTGGTGATGGGCGACATCATCGAATGTCCGAAGCATAACGGCCGCTTCAACTACAAGACCGGCCAGGCCAGGGGCGCGCCAGTCTGCGTCAACCTCAGGACCTATCCGGTCAAGGTGGAGGCGGGGAGCGTGTTCATCGGGCTTTCGTAG